One window from the genome of Choloepus didactylus isolate mChoDid1 chromosome 2, mChoDid1.pri, whole genome shotgun sequence encodes:
- the LOC119527067 gene encoding UDP-N-acetylglucosamine transferase subunit ALG13 homolog, with protein MMKCLFVTVGTTSFDDLITCVSARDSLQIIKSLGYNRLILQIGRGTVVPEPFSTESFTLVVYRYKNSLKEDLQKADLVISHAGAGSCLEILEKGKPLVVVINEKLMNNHQLELAKQLHKEGHLFYCTCHTLPGLLKSTDFSTLKSFPPGQPEKFSAFLDKVVGLQK; from the coding sequence ATGATGAAGTGCCTGTTTGTTACTGTGGGGACCACCAGCTTCGACGACCTCATTACATGTGTGTCGGCACGTGATAGTCTCCAAATCATCAAGAGCCTTGGTTACAACCGACTTATCCTACAAATTGGTAGAGGAACGGTGGTACCTGAACCATTCAGTACTGAATCATTTACTCTGGTTGTTTACAGGTACAAGAATTCATTAAAAGAAGACCTTCAGAAAGCAGATCTTGTTATTAGTCATGCAGGTGCAGGAAGTTGTTTGGAGATTCTGGAAAAAGGAAAGCCACTTGTCGTGGTTATAAATGAAAAGTTGATGAACAATCATCAGCTGGAATTGGCAAAGCAGTTACACAAAGAGGGGCATCTTTTCTATTGCACCTGCCACACGCTTCCTGGGCTGTTAAAGTCAACGGACTTCTCAACCCTGAAAAGTTTTCCTCCTGGCCAGCCAGaaaaattttctgcatttttggataaagttgttggattacaaaaataa